The DNA segment GAGGGCTTACCTGATTTAAACTGGCAATTACTTCTGACTACAGATACAGCAATTGCTTTTGCACCTCAAAGACAATTGTTACAAACAATCGCCATTTGCACAGTACTATTAGCATTAATTGCAGCTGCGATCGCACTTTGGATAGTCAAGGGGACTACACAACCAATTTTCCACGGGGCTACGGCTTTATCAAAACTGGCTCAAGGTGAATTCCATACCCGTTGGGAAACAGCAAGCCAAGATGAATTAGGAGTAATCAGTCACAATTTTAACCAAATAGCTGTTCAATTACAGGTATTAGCTCAACAACAAACAGTCAGGAATCCTGGGGAACAAGATTCTGATCAAACACTGCAAATCCAACTTTTAGAACTACTCAGTCAGGTAGAAGGTGCTGCTAGCGGTGATTTGACAGTCCGCGCAGACGTGACGGCTGGAGAAATTGGCACTGTAGCCGACTTTTTTAATTCCATAGTGGAAAATCTCAGAGATATTGTCACTCAAGTTAAACAAGCTGCTACCCAAGTAAATGGCGCAATTGGTGCTAATGAAATAGCCATCAGCCAACTAGCAGAGGACGCAATTACTCAAGCTGCTGAAATCAACCGCACTCTGGACGCTGTTGATCAAATGACTGATTTTATGAAAAGTGTGGCTGAAAATGCCCAAAAAGCAGCAGTCATTGCCAATAATGCGGCGAATACTGCTACGAAAAGTGGAGAAGCAATGGATTTAACAGTACAAAATATTTTGGGTTTACGAGAAACCGTGGATGACACCGCGAAGAAAGTCAAACGGCTAGGAGAATCTTCTCAACAAATTTCGCGTGTGGTGTCTTTAATTAACCAAATCGCTACCCAAACTAACTTACTCGCCATCAACGCCAGCATTGAAGCCGCCCGCGCTGGTGAAGAAGGACAAGGTTTTGCTATCGTTGCCGAAGAAGTAGGTGAATTAGCTCTGCGTAGCGCCTCAGCTACTCAAGAGATTGAGCAAATTGTCGAGAATATTCAACGAGAAACCAACGAAGTGGTGCAAGCTATGGAGATAGGAACTTCCCAAGTGGTGGAAGGGACTCAGGTTGTCGATGAGGCGAAGCATAGCCTGAGTCAAATTTTGGATGTATCACAACAAATAGATTTTCTGGTACAGTCAATTTCTACTGCAACTGCATCTCAGTTACAAACATCCCAAGCTGTTAGTGAATTGATGCAAGATATCGCCGCTATTTCACAACGTACCAGCGATTCTTCATCTGTGGTTTCCGAATCTCTGCATCAAACTGTGGAGATTTCCCAGCAGTTACAAGAAACTATGGAATCTTTCAAGGTTAGTTAAACAAGTTATTCGTAATTTATCAGCCAGCAACGAGTAATGACTAAATCATAAACACTATGTCAAAGGATAAAGAACTGGAAATCCAGATGCAATTTCTGGAAGAAGCGAGAGATTACCTGAATATTCTAGAAGCGGTTTTGCTGGAAATTGACAGCAGTAACCGCATCGATTTAGATAGAATTAACGCTGCACTACGCGCGGCTCATTCTATTAAAGGTGGCGCTGGGATGATGGGTTTTAGGACGCTGAGTGATTTATCTCATCGTTTGGAAGATTCTTTTAAAGTCTTAAAAACCCGCAAAAATTCTGGCGATCTTGACACGGAGTTACCAAGTTTACTACTTTCTGGAGTTGACTGGTTGCGGCAGATAGTCGAATCACTATCACAAGGAAATGAGATTGAAGATCAGTGGTTAAGTAGCTTTTGTTATCCAGTATTTGACGAATTACGCGATCGCTTGGGTGAACCCACCCCTGAAGATGCTTCTACTATGTTATCGCCAGAAGATGGGCAAGATATTGTCCCTATGCTGTTTGAAAGCGAAGTGGAAGGATGTTTGCAGCGTCTAGAGTCGGTTTTAGCAGATAGCGCCCAGCCTTGTCTACAAGAGGAAGTAGCCATTATGGCGGCGGAATTGGGCGGTTTGGGGGAAATGCTGCAATTACCAGCCTTTACGAGTCTTTGTGAATCTATAGGGCATCATATCGGCACTGTGACTAGCGATCGCATTCCCGAAATTGCTCAGTTAGCGTTGCAATCATGGCGGCGATCGCAAGCTTTGATATTAACAAACCAACGAGATAGTTTACCTACAAAACTGAATGTAGATACAGTAGTAAATTATATCCCCAATCCACCACAGTCAACGGCAGATGCCATCGCCGAATTTATTGAAGAGGCAGAAGCTACAGATGATTTAACATCTGTGCATATTCTCGAATCAAGTGCAGTGGTTTATCCAGACATTCCCGCTACAGATGAAAATTTCTTCGACCACACAGATGAGCCAATTACTGTTGGTAAAGAACGGGATATTTCCGAAAATTCTGTCCGAGTTTCTAGTAAAAAATTAGAGGAAATTAATGATTTATTTGGGGAACTGACTGTCCAGCGTAATGGGTTAAATTCCCAATTGGAGAAGTTACGTAAACTTCTGCGTAGCCTCAATCAGCGAGTACAAACACTCGACCGAGAAAACCATGAATTACGTACCGCATACGATAAAATTACCAAGAGAAATAACGGTGAATTTTCAGAGTCAAATCATGTAGAAAATATTCCAGAAATGGCTGATTTAGAAATGGATCGCCATAGCAAATTAGACCTGCGATCGCAGGAAGTTATGGAAACTATTATCCAAGTCCAGGAAGTCACCACAGATATTCAATTAAGCGTTGACGATACAGACCAAATAGCTCGGAAACTGAATAAAACATCCAAACAAATACAAACAAAACTTACTCACATTCGGATGCGTCCATTATCCGATTTAATCGAGCGTTTTCCTAGAGCTTTGCGTGACCTAAATGTTGAGTATGGAAAGAATGTTCATTTGCAAGTAGAAGGTGAAAAAACCTTAATTGAACGCAGCATTTTAGAAGCTTTAAATGAGCCGATAATGCACTTATTAAGAAATGCCTTTGATCATGGTATCGAAGACCCTCATACTCGCCGGGAGTTGGGTAAACCAGAACAAGGATTAATTGAAATCACAGCTACCCACCACAGTAATCGCACAATTATTACTATGCGTGACGATGGTCGGGGAATTTCTTTAGAAAAAATTCGCTCCCGTGCTGTAGCTATGGGTTTAGATGCTGACTTAGTAGCTAATGCTAGCGAAGAAGAACTGTTATCAATAATTTTTGAACCAGGATTTACCACTTCCGACCAAGTAACCGCCTTATCTGGTCGAGGTGTCGGCATGGATATCGTGCGTAATAACCTAAAATCAGTTCGCGGAGATATTTCAGTTAACACTGAGTTAGGAGTTGGCACAACCTTTACTTTATCAGTACCATTTACACTTTCTGTAGCGCGAGTTCTGCTAGTAGAAAGCAATAAAATGTTATTAGCATTTCCCACAGAAGTCATTTCCGAAATATTTTTACTGCCAAAGGAACAAGTATTTTCAGTAGCAGATAGTGAAGTGATTAATTGGCAAGAAACTACACTACCACTGATTCGCCTGGGTCGCTACTTCGAGTTTAATTGCCCCCGCTACGATAACCCAGAACTCGAAACTCGTCCAGCCATAGATGCTAGCAGTGTCTTAATAGTTAAAGGCAATAATCAGCAAGTCGCCATCCAAGTAGACCGTTGTTGGGGTGAACAAGAAGTAGCCATCCGCCAAGTCGAGGGTAATATACCTTTACCCGCAGGGTTTAGTAACTGCACAATTCTCGGTGATGGTCGAGTATTAGCATTAGTTAATACGAACGATTTACTATATTGGATTGCTACCAATCAGCGGACTCCTAAAAATCATCACTTACCATCTATCCGGTTAAAAACGCCCTTTCTTTTCACTGATAACAATAAAATATCAGCCACATCTACCCATCAGAAATGTACAATTTTAATCATTGATGACTCAATTAATGTTCGCCGCTTTTTAGCCTTGACTCTCGAAAAAGGAGGATATGAAGTAGAACAAGCTAAAGACGGTCAAGATGCCTTAGAAAAACTGGAAAGTGGTTTAAAAGTTGCAGCTATAATTTGTGATATTGAAATGCCTCGCCTTGATGGTTATGGCTTCTTAGGACGCATGAACTCAAGCATGGAGATGAAAGATATTCCAGTTGCCATGTTGACTTCTCGTAGCAGTAACAAACATCGCCAATTAGCCATGCAATTAGGAGCGCGGGCGTATTTTTCTAAACCTTATAATGAGCAAGAATTATTAAAAACCCTAGAAGAGATTATTGGAAATGTTGCCGAAACAGCAACTTCTAATTAAGCGCCTAGCCCTGGCGATTATAAATCGCACAACCACCCAAACTAAGTTCACCTGCGCGGACATCAATATTTTCAACCTGCGTAGGCGGGTTTCGTCTGGATGGTTCCGTGACTTCCAGTCACCTAGTGCAAGATATGAGCGTCCAAAGAGGGGAAGTCAACATAATTCGTAATTGAGAATAGAGTCTCCGGCACGCTACGCAGTAAGCTCGACTTTATCCATTTTGGATTCAATCAAGTAGCGTAAACAGCAATATCTCTCAAACGCTCAAATAAAACACGAGGGACTTTTATCATTCACACTTAGTTATGACTTACGCAATAACTCTCTGAAACCCTCCTAACTTCGTGTCCTTTGTGTCCTTTGCGGTTTGTTTTTTCAAAATTTTGCGTAAGTCCTGTTAGTAAAGAACATAACTAATCATGGAAGCTGAAAAGCTGACTTTCCATTGCTATTTAAACTCATATTAAAACCATTTTCCACTTGCGTATGGGAGAAGTTTGTGCTTGGTGGCATAAAGAGGGCTGCCAGTGTCACCGAATTTTGTCCATTAGTTTGAATAGCGAAGTTTGCCGACTTATCGTTGTTGTACTTTTGTAGATCTATGCGGTAACCGCCAAGTGTGACGATCGTGTTGTTTGTTTTCTCATTGGGGCCAATGGAAACGTTTGTCCCTTTTCCGTCTGGACTCAGCTTTTTCACGAAGAGATCCATCAGTGTGTTACCATTCTTATCCGTATCTTGCCAAATTGCTTTTTTTTGGCTCGCTGATGGGGCTGTGAGTCTTTCAATGGGTACTAGTGGCATTGACGTATTCTCTTCTAAATTTGTACGGCGTTTTTGGCAAACCCCCCAGGGTTTTTCACTTCAGTATGGGTCTGCCAAACATCAAGTTGTTAGACTCATCTTAAAACTCTTGTTTCATTTCGTCGAGCTTTTATCCATATTATGTAACATTTTGAACAAATCCAACCTCATCGGTTAATCCACAACTTCAGATTCTTGCTCAATCAAACTCAACACCCTATCCTCCAACGCCGTCAAATAAGCCGGATTGAGCTTCCCCAGCGACTCCAAAAACTTCTGCACCGAATCCTTCAACGTAGGGGAATACACACGACTGATGCGATCGCACACCTCCCGTATTGATTCGTTTAAAAATATTATACTTTACTTCCAAAGGTGTACCTTTTTCAATTAAATATACTGTAACTTGAGTTTTTAAAATGCGACGTTGATATCTTCGCTCTCATTCATCATAGGTTTTATTACTAAGTTCTTTTAAGTATTCTAATCCAACTAATTTAAGTCTCTTCTCACTCTTACCTATTAAAACTTGTTCATTCAATTATTAGCGATGCTTGGTGTTATTACATCAACAAATGAGACTTTGTAACTACTGTAGTTTAATTCTATTATCTATCTTCCCCAATAATAGAGACGCAAAATTTTATGCTTCTACTCTCAAAAATAATCTTAATCAATTGCTGGTTATATGATAAAAGATTACTTAAAACCGTTGATTAATCCCTAACTCTCTTTTGAGTTGCGATAGTGAATTACTAACGGATATCTTTAGTGTCTATCCCTCATATCTTGCACCTCTACGTATAGACCCAGAGAATCTCAAAATATGGACGATAAGGATACCTGATTTTCATGAAATTTTATCGCTAAATCAAGGGTTTTGGTTTTATACGGAGTAATAAAATTCCATCAATTTTTATTGGTGCAAGATGTGAGATCCTGAATAAATATGTAGCGCTTACTACTGATAATACCATTATTTATGAGTAGGATTCAGTGCAAGCGATCGCTCAACCTGATCTAATTAATAGACTTTATGTACTTTTGGTAAATTTTTGGTGACCGAAACATAGCAAAATATACAGTAATTGAAACAATTCAGACACCATATATTTTGCTAAGTTCTAGTATTTGACTATAATCGAGTGTAAATCATAGCCGAGAAAACACATAAGTTTTAAGTCACGTTTTTTACAAACTTTAACTAAAAACTAAGCCTCGACTTTGACTCCTTTCCAGAAAGCAACATAGCCTTCAATATTTTTAGCCTTTTCCTTGGCACTGGGATAGTACCATGCTGCATCTTTGTTGGTTTGTCCATCCACTTCAATACTGTAGTAGCTAGCAACACCTTTCCAAGGGCAATTACTATGGGTGTTACTTTCTTGGAAGTATTCCTTTTTAATAGCGTCGGCGGGGAAATAATGATTGCCTTCTACAACAATGGTGTTATCGCTTTCGGCTAAGACAGTGCCATTCCAAATTGCTTTGGGCATAAGTGATTTTGCAAATAAACTTTACATCTAATATTTTGACACTTAACAGGCTGAAACCACGGTAATTATTAAAAATTCAACCTGACGGCTTAAGTAATTGTAGATAAACTGAATGAGTTGTGATACATTCTTGATTTGATGAAAACTTTAATTTTCTGCACTCTTTTATTGGGGCTGAGTAGTTGTTTACCAGCTAACAGCACCAATAATGAAAATAATCAAGTAATTTCCAGCAGTCCTACTACCGAGAATCAAGAATTTCAGGCTTTTGGTAATGAACCATTTTGGAGTGTCAAGGTTAGCCCCAGTGAAATTGTCTATTCTTCATTAGCAACCGACGAAAAGCTGACTTTTCCTTATGTCAGACCATTGGCTGCTGATGGTCGTCTCCCGGACACAGTGCGAGTGTATCGATTGGAAGAGGAAAACAATACTATGTTGATTATCCGTAAATCCAAGGGATGTAGTGATACCATGTCAGACGATTTACATCCTTACTCATCACTTTTCATCCGGGGCGATATGGTTTTGGAAGGTTGCGCCC comes from the Nodularia sp. NIES-3585 genome and includes:
- a CDS encoding hybrid sensor histidine kinase/response regulator; its protein translation is MSKDKELEIQMQFLEEARDYLNILEAVLLEIDSSNRIDLDRINAALRAAHSIKGGAGMMGFRTLSDLSHRLEDSFKVLKTRKNSGDLDTELPSLLLSGVDWLRQIVESLSQGNEIEDQWLSSFCYPVFDELRDRLGEPTPEDASTMLSPEDGQDIVPMLFESEVEGCLQRLESVLADSAQPCLQEEVAIMAAELGGLGEMLQLPAFTSLCESIGHHIGTVTSDRIPEIAQLALQSWRRSQALILTNQRDSLPTKLNVDTVVNYIPNPPQSTADAIAEFIEEAEATDDLTSVHILESSAVVYPDIPATDENFFDHTDEPITVGKERDISENSVRVSSKKLEEINDLFGELTVQRNGLNSQLEKLRKLLRSLNQRVQTLDRENHELRTAYDKITKRNNGEFSESNHVENIPEMADLEMDRHSKLDLRSQEVMETIIQVQEVTTDIQLSVDDTDQIARKLNKTSKQIQTKLTHIRMRPLSDLIERFPRALRDLNVEYGKNVHLQVEGEKTLIERSILEALNEPIMHLLRNAFDHGIEDPHTRRELGKPEQGLIEITATHHSNRTIITMRDDGRGISLEKIRSRAVAMGLDADLVANASEEELLSIIFEPGFTTSDQVTALSGRGVGMDIVRNNLKSVRGDISVNTELGVGTTFTLSVPFTLSVARVLLVESNKMLLAFPTEVISEIFLLPKEQVFSVADSEVINWQETTLPLIRLGRYFEFNCPRYDNPELETRPAIDASSVLIVKGNNQQVAIQVDRCWGEQEVAIRQVEGNIPLPAGFSNCTILGDGRVLALVNTNDLLYWIATNQRTPKNHHLPSIRLKTPFLFTDNNKISATSTHQKCTILIIDDSINVRRFLALTLEKGGYEVEQAKDGQDALEKLESGLKVAAIICDIEMPRLDGYGFLGRMNSSMEMKDIPVAMLTSRSSNKHRQLAMQLGARAYFSKPYNEQELLKTLEEIIGNVAETATSN
- a CDS encoding DUF427 domain-containing protein, which produces MPKAIWNGTVLAESDNTIVVEGNHYFPADAIKKEYFQESNTHSNCPWKGVASYYSIEVDGQTNKDAAWYYPSAKEKAKNIEGYVAFWKGVKVEA
- a CDS encoding methyl-accepting chemotaxis protein; amino-acid sequence: MFHRTDKAKNNESQNQKFFTTSQKEAGNQVELSGKYNTETANNDHWNYVVKYIQRLSLGTKAAILAIALTSLPTFGMGAIAYSLARQSIRKQVNQSHAATATRLTEQINRFMWRRYQDIQIISNSPFFTNTRVSTNTTISEKQVFLNNFVKTQKAFNSVAIFDPVGKVIVKSTDAPLDNAKNAANKDAAVISQPENSVINIVAPIKDAVTGQTIAVVSANMPVESLAQVTKSYTANGSQYYLLDNSGKVFLSSQTEFLGAEYPGLANLRKSNQVDSFTDIQTINQKPELISYVPATPMEGLPDLNWQLLLTTDTAIAFAPQRQLLQTIAICTVLLALIAAAIALWIVKGTTQPIFHGATALSKLAQGEFHTRWETASQDELGVISHNFNQIAVQLQVLAQQQTVRNPGEQDSDQTLQIQLLELLSQVEGAASGDLTVRADVTAGEIGTVADFFNSIVENLRDIVTQVKQAATQVNGAIGANEIAISQLAEDAITQAAEINRTLDAVDQMTDFMKSVAENAQKAAVIANNAANTATKSGEAMDLTVQNILGLRETVDDTAKKVKRLGESSQQISRVVSLINQIATQTNLLAINASIEAARAGEEGQGFAIVAEEVGELALRSASATQEIEQIVENIQRETNEVVQAMEIGTSQVVEGTQVVDEAKHSLSQILDVSQQIDFLVQSISTATASQLQTSQAVSELMQDIAAISQRTSDSSSVVSESLHQTVEISQQLQETMESFKVS
- a CDS encoding COG3650 family protein translates to MKTLIFCTLLLGLSSCLPANSTNNENNQVISSSPTTENQEFQAFGNEPFWSVKVSPSEIVYSSLATDEKLTFPYVRPLAADGRLPDTVRVYRLEEENNTMLIIRKSKGCSDTMSDDLHPYSSLFIRGDMVLEGCARKS